The proteins below come from a single Aegilops tauschii subsp. strangulata cultivar AL8/78 chromosome 6, Aet v6.0, whole genome shotgun sequence genomic window:
- the LOC109780683 gene encoding anaphase-promoting complex subunit 8: MAAAKENYRVELRAAARQLGDRCLYSAAKWAAELLVGIEPDATPSQSAAMDTPSSSGAAPGGRLLHLHRSGGSSFRRRMRPGGGAGSEAGTPLGGVSYVSTPIPDDDAFDAGADKYLLAKTYFDCREYRRAAHVLRSQVGRKAVFLRCYALYMAGEKRKEEETIELEGSLGKSNVVNQELVALERELSTHRRTGAIDSFGLYLYGIVLRDKGCEGLSRTVLVESVNSYPWNWCAWLEIQSLCTSSDILNNLNLKNHWMKDFFIASAHLELKMHEEALKRYERLMGVFRCSDYIQAQIATVQYSMRDLDEADMIFEELLRTDPFRVDSMDIYSNLLYAKESLTALSFLAHRVFLTDKYRPESCCIIANYYSLKGQHEKSVLYFQRALKLNRKYLSAWTLMGHEFVELKNTPAAIDAYRRAVDINPRDYRAWYGLGQIYEMMGMPFYALYYFRKSSHLQPNDARLWIAMAQCYESDPLQMIEEAIKCYERAANTNDTEGIALHQLAKLHSMLGQAEEAAFYYKKDLDRMEVEERQGQNFVEALLFLAKHCKSMGRFEEAEHYCTRLLDYTGPEKETAKSILQGLKRAQSGFPPMDIDHFAL; the protein is encoded by the exons ATGGCCGCCGCCAAGGAGAACTACCGCGTCGAGCTCCGAGCGGCCGCTCGCCAGCTCGGCGACCGTTGCCTCTACTCCGCCGCGAAATG GGCCGCCGAGCTGCTCGTCGGCATCGAGCCGGACGCGACGCCATCCCAGTCGGCGGCAATGGACACCCCGTCCTCCTCGGGCGCCGCCCCCGGCGGGCGGCTGCTGCATCTGCACCGCAGCGGTGGGTCCAGCTTCCGGCGCCGCATGCGaccgggcggcggcgccggctcCGAGGCTGGGACGCCGCTCGGCGGCGTCTCGTACGTGAGCACGCCCATCCCGGACGACGACGCGTTCGACGCAGGGGCCGACAAGTACCTGCTCGCGAAGACCTACTTCGACTGCCGGGAGTACCGGCGCGCCGCTCACGTGCTGCGCTCCCAGGTCGGGCGCAAGGCCGTGTTCCTGCGGTGCTACGCGCTCTACATG GCCGGAGAGAAGCGAAAAGAGGAAGAGACAATAGAGCTTGAAGGATCTTTGGGGAAGAGCAACGTTGTTAATCAGGAACTTGTTGCATTGGAGAGAGAGCTCTCAACACATCGCAGAACTGGTGCTATTGATTCCTTTGGCCTGTACTTGTATGGCATTGTTCTACGCGATAAAGGTTGTGAAGGTCTGTCTAGAACAGTTCTGGTAGAATCTGTCAATAGCTACCCTTGGAACTGGTGTGCTTGGTTAGAGATACAGTCTTTGTGCACTAGCAGTGACATTCTGAACAACTTAAATCTGAAGAATCACTGGATGAAAGATTTTTTCATTGCTAGTGCACATCTGGAATTAAAGATGCATGAAGAAGCTTTGAAAAGATATGAGCGCTTGATGGGGGTCTTCCGTTGCAGCGACTACATTCAGGCTCAAATAGCAACCGTTCAGTATAGTATGAGGGACCTGGATGAAGCTGACATGATTTTTGAAGAACTCCTCAGAACTGACCCTTTTCGTGTGGATTCTATGGATATTTACTCAAATTTATTGTATGCAAAAGAAAGCTTGACTGCTTTGAGCTTCCTTGCTCACAGGGTGTTTCTGACAGATAAATATCGCCCTGAATCTTGCTGCATAATTGCAAATTACTACAGTTTGAAGGGGCAGCATGAGAAGTCAGTTTTGTATTTCCAAAGGGCGCTGAAGCTTAACCGCAAGTACCTCTCAGCTTGGACTCTCATGGGACATGAGTTTGTTGAGCTAAAAAATACGCCTGCTGCAATTGATGCCTACAGAAGAGCTGTTGATATAAATCCTAGAGATTACCGTGCTTGGTATGGTCTTGGTCAGATCTATGAGATGATGGGAATGCCATTTTATGCACTATACTATTTCCGAAAATCATCCCACCTGCAACCTAACGATGCACGCCTTTGGATTGCTATGGCTCAGTGCTATGAGAGTGATCCGCTTCAAATGATTGAAGAAGCCATCAAGTGCTATGAGAGGGCTGCAAATACTAATGACACTGAAGGAATAGCACTTCACCAATTGGCAAAGTTGCACAGTATGCTTGGGCAAGCTGAGGAGGCTGCATTTTACTACAAGAAGGATTTAGATAGAATGGAAGTTGAGGAAAGGCAGGGCCAGAATTTTGTTGAAGCCTTGCTTTTTCTTGCGAAGCATTGCAAGAGCATGGGCAGGTTTGAGGAAGCAGAACACTATTGCACAAGACTCTTGGATTACACTGGCCCA GAAAAGGAGACTGCAAAAAGTATATTACAAGGGCTAAAACGAGCACAGTCTGGGTTTCCACCGATGGATATCGATCATTTTGCGTTGTAA